One part of the Syngnathus acus chromosome 17, fSynAcu1.2, whole genome shotgun sequence genome encodes these proteins:
- the psmb5 gene encoding proteasome subunit beta type-5 has protein sequence MALASVLNSDCAGFSFGSRQTAAFDCGPVLSGLGLETTSGDNIRFAIKNPLCAVDDDDVERKIEFLHGTTTLAFKFQHGVIVAVDSRATAGSYIASQSVKKVIEINPYLLGTMAGGAADCSFWERMLARQCRVYELRNKERISVAAASKLLANMVYQYKGMGLSMATMVCGWDKRGPGLYYVDSEGSRVCGDIFSLGSGAIYAYGVMDSGFRQDLTVEEACDLGRRAIYQATYRDAYSGGQVNLYHVHSEGWTRVSQDDVLELHHRYKNQA, from the exons ATGGCTCTCGCAAGTGTGTTGAACAGTGATTGTGctggtttttcttttggcaGCCGTCAAACGGCTGCTTTCGATTGTGGACCCGTACTGAGTGGTCTTGGGCTCGAAACAACATCGGGAGACAACATTCGGTTTGCCATCAAAAATCCATTGTGTGCTGTGGACGACGATGACGTCGAGAGGAAAATAGAGTTTCTGCATGGGACCACTACCTTAGCGTTCAAA TTCCAGCATGGTGTCATCGTGGCAGTGGACTCTCGGGCCACAGCGGGCAGCTACATCGCTTCGCAGTCGGTCAAAAAGGTGATTGAGATTAATCCCTACCTGCTGGGCACCATggctggaggagcagcagaCTGTAGCTTCTGGGAGCGTATGCTGGCACGCCAATGCCGCGTCTACGAGCTCCGCAACAAAGAGCGCATCTCGGTGGCAGCAGCGTCCAAGTTACTTGCCAACATGGTGTACCAGTACAAGGGCATGGGACTCAGCATGGCAACCATGGTCTGTGGCTGGGACAAGAGAGGCCCAG GGCTGTACTACGTTGACTCAGAAGGAAGCAGAGTTTGTGGCGACATATTCTCACTGGGCTCTGGCGCCATCTACGCCTACGGTGTGATGGACAGCGGTTTTCGGCAAGATCTGACCGTGGAGGAAGCCTGCGATCTTGGCCGCCGCGCTATCTACCAGGCCACGTACCGCGACGCCTACAGCGGAGGGCAGGTCAACCTCTACCACGTCCATAGCGAAGGCTGGACCAGGGTCTCCCAGGATGATGTGCTTGAGCTGCATCATAGATACAAAAATCAGGCATAA